One Gemmatimonadota bacterium genomic region harbors:
- a CDS encoding flavin reductase, with product MEDTYALLQHLTLPLVALTSSASGRGNGMIANSAQRASLVPGLPRLSVYISKTNWTHELVYASGVFAVHLLRCDQWDVVHRLGLQSGRELDKLAGLELVCGKTGCPILVDAFAAFECRVINAMDAGASTFFLGDIVSVRQGTPGPIMSSEYFRSHVPDKLRVLYESRLARAQEQLEELAREV from the coding sequence ATGGAGGATACCTACGCGCTCCTGCAGCATCTGACGCTGCCGCTCGTGGCTCTGACCAGCTCGGCTTCGGGGCGCGGCAACGGGATGATTGCCAACAGCGCCCAGCGCGCGTCGCTGGTCCCCGGCCTGCCCCGGCTTTCCGTCTACATCTCGAAGACCAACTGGACGCACGAGCTCGTTTACGCCAGCGGCGTGTTTGCCGTGCACCTGCTCCGCTGCGATCAGTGGGATGTCGTGCACCGGCTCGGCCTGCAGAGTGGCAGGGAACTGGACAAGCTGGCGGGCCTGGAGCTGGTCTGCGGAAAAACGGGCTGCCCCATCCTGGTGGACGCCTTTGCCGCCTTCGAGTGCCGGGTCATCAACGCCATGGACGCAGGCGCCTCGACCTTCTTCCTCGGAGACATTGTATCCGTGAGGCAGGGGACGCCAGGCCCGATCATGAGCAGCGAGTACTTCCGCAGCCACGTCCCGGACAAGCTGCGGGTGCTTTACGAGAGTCGACTGGCGCGCGCGCAGGAGCAGCTAGAGGAGCTGGCGCGGGAGGTCA